A section of the Leminorella richardii genome encodes:
- the zntR gene encoding Zn(2+)-responsive transcriptional regulator → MYRIGQIAKLAGVTPDTIRYYEKQNMMSHDVRSEGGYRLYTEQDLQRLKFIRYAKQLGFTLESIAELLSIRVEPEQHTCQESKSIVEARLGEVEQRLAELERMRTSLRRLSDACCGKAHSSAYCSILEALEQGATSEMPRIDLRKKQ, encoded by the coding sequence ATGTACCGTATAGGGCAAATAGCCAAGCTGGCTGGCGTTACGCCTGACACCATTCGCTACTATGAAAAGCAGAACATGATGTCGCATGACGTTCGTTCTGAAGGCGGATACCGTTTGTATACTGAGCAGGACTTACAGCGGCTGAAGTTTATTCGCTACGCCAAACAGCTTGGTTTCACGCTAGAGTCGATCGCGGAACTGCTTTCCATTCGCGTGGAGCCTGAGCAGCATACCTGTCAGGAATCGAAGTCTATTGTTGAAGCGCGGCTGGGTGAAGTTGAACAGAGATTGGCTGAGCTTGAACGAATGAGAACGTCACTGAGGCGGCTAAGCGATGCCTGTTGTGGAAAGGCTCACAGCTCTGCCTACTGTTCAATTCTTGAGGCATTGGAGCAGGGAGCTACTAGCGAGATGCCCAGAATCGATCTAAGAAAGAAACAATAG
- a CDS encoding alternative ribosome-rescue factor A, translated as MSKYQHKKGKIQHNALEALLHDPLFHQRVEKAAKGKGSYRRRDKHTAKSGWEAGDKMREIVVLSPAFCL; from the coding sequence ATGTCTAAATATCAGCACAAGAAGGGTAAGATCCAACACAACGCCCTTGAAGCTCTACTCCACGATCCTCTGTTTCATCAACGAGTAGAAAAAGCAGCCAAGGGAAAAGGCAGCTATCGACGCAGGGATAAGCACACCGCCAAGTCAGGCTGGGAGGCTGGAGATAAAATGAGGGAAATCGTCGTTTTATCTCCAGCCTTCTGCCTTTAA
- a CDS encoding CdaR family transcriptional regulator, with protein MLISPELANTIVKRAMGIIHHNVNVIDHQGIIIASGESHRIGERHEAAYEVIKSRQRMTIETSQQAAKYKNVQPGINHPIIVDDRVVMVIGISGNPVAIGRYAELAILAAELLIKQSLDIREINWQYRIRDLLIKQYIELTDAEREKDILSQLEQQDIALDVPLIPLLINIETGGNLQGKTIDNILNELSKISQSQRVVLLSYDEILLLISEPKRASLIVDNINTFLETQLSHYTIAVGVESSAPHSFRQSIFMLKEMLAHSKSTYSDLRVIDGKQSAFCGLLSEAKSSHFTLYYHHHLNKLLAQNSGQTLIKTLCAYIDNNAEINPTAQNLGIHRNTLNYRLHQIKEITSLDPFVLKELCQLMIALHYYQEGEPKKSQLGKG; from the coding sequence ATGTTGATTTCACCAGAGCTCGCAAACACCATCGTTAAACGCGCAATGGGTATTATTCATCATAACGTGAACGTCATCGATCATCAGGGCATCATCATCGCCTCCGGTGAAAGCCACCGAATCGGTGAACGACACGAAGCAGCTTATGAAGTCATAAAAAGCCGCCAGAGAATGACGATTGAAACGTCCCAGCAGGCAGCGAAGTATAAAAACGTTCAACCCGGCATCAATCACCCTATTATTGTGGATGACAGGGTAGTCATGGTGATCGGTATCAGCGGTAATCCCGTAGCTATCGGGCGCTATGCGGAACTGGCCATTCTGGCGGCTGAGCTTCTGATTAAGCAGTCTTTAGATATTCGGGAGATTAATTGGCAATACCGAATTAGAGATCTTCTGATAAAACAGTACATTGAGTTAACAGACGCAGAGAGAGAGAAAGATATTCTCTCTCAGCTAGAGCAGCAGGATATCGCACTGGATGTACCGCTGATTCCACTGCTCATTAACATTGAAACCGGAGGTAACCTACAGGGTAAAACAATAGATAATATCCTCAATGAGCTTTCCAAAATCTCACAGTCGCAACGAGTCGTACTGCTGAGCTATGATGAAATTCTGCTGCTTATCTCCGAGCCTAAACGGGCAAGTCTGATTGTCGATAATATCAACACATTCCTTGAAACTCAGCTCAGTCACTACACCATTGCCGTAGGCGTTGAATCAAGCGCACCGCATTCATTTCGTCAGTCAATCTTTATGCTTAAAGAAATGCTTGCCCATAGCAAGTCTACCTATTCAGATCTACGAGTAATAGATGGGAAGCAGTCAGCATTTTGCGGACTGCTTAGTGAAGCCAAGAGTAGCCATTTCACTCTCTACTATCACCATCACTTAAACAAGCTATTGGCACAGAACAGCGGTCAAACTCTTATAAAAACGCTCTGTGCATATATTGATAATAATGCGGAAATTAACCCTACTGCGCAAAATCTCGGGATCCATCGCAATACGCTTAACTATCGTCTTCATCAAATAAAAGAAATTACTTCTCTAGATCCCTTTGTTCTCAAAGAGCTTTGCCAGCTAATGATTGCATTACACTACTATCAGGAAGGCGAACCTAAAAAATCACAGCTCGGGAAAGGATAA
- a CDS encoding glycerate kinase yields the protein MKIVIAIDSFKGSCSAQQACRAIASGINRYRKDISIHQLPIADGGEGLLQILDESPSLSGKIKHRVNVTGPYGQTVCAEYFSLSESRAIIEMAQASGLELTPKAQRNAAKASSYGLGQLVKHALDAGQTHIIIGLGGSATNDGGVGFAQALGARFFDKEKRLIPSPASGSDLIHIAYIDTAQLHPALANVRFEASCDVNNPLLGANGATRIYGPQKGADETQLAALERGMENYHRVLTQALGKDVNQTPGAGAAGGMGAALLWFTNAALRPGIELVLELLNAQKIISEADLVITGEGKLDEQSSYGKAPVGVAMLAAAYNKPVVALAGSLGEGASLLHQHHIDAMWSICPRPISLEDAMQNAEPLLADAAESLIRTLCVGSRLMSQ from the coding sequence ATGAAAATTGTAATCGCCATTGACTCATTTAAAGGCAGCTGTAGCGCACAGCAGGCCTGTCGCGCCATCGCTAGCGGTATTAATCGCTATCGTAAAGACATCAGCATCCATCAGCTTCCCATTGCCGACGGTGGGGAGGGGCTGCTGCAAATTCTGGATGAAAGCCCTTCTCTGTCGGGAAAAATAAAGCACCGTGTAAACGTCACCGGTCCTTATGGTCAAACGGTTTGTGCGGAATATTTTAGCCTAAGTGAAAGCCGAGCCATTATTGAAATGGCTCAGGCCAGCGGCTTAGAGCTCACCCCCAAAGCGCAGCGTAATGCGGCCAAGGCTAGCTCATATGGACTAGGGCAGCTCGTAAAGCACGCTCTGGATGCCGGGCAAACCCATATCATCATTGGCCTAGGCGGCAGTGCCACAAACGATGGTGGCGTTGGCTTTGCGCAGGCTCTGGGAGCGCGCTTTTTTGACAAAGAAAAACGGCTCATTCCTTCACCGGCCAGCGGAAGCGACCTGATACACATTGCCTACATTGATACCGCGCAGCTGCATCCGGCCCTTGCAAACGTTCGCTTTGAAGCCTCTTGTGACGTGAATAACCCGCTCTTGGGCGCCAATGGCGCCACTCGGATTTATGGCCCACAAAAAGGTGCCGATGAAACCCAGCTCGCGGCTTTAGAACGTGGAATGGAAAACTATCACCGCGTTCTGACACAGGCTCTTGGAAAAGACGTTAATCAAACACCAGGGGCGGGAGCTGCAGGAGGAATGGGAGCCGCTCTTCTTTGGTTCACCAATGCAGCGCTAAGGCCGGGTATAGAGCTAGTGCTAGAACTTCTGAACGCTCAAAAAATTATCAGCGAAGCAGACTTGGTTATTACAGGAGAAGGCAAGCTGGATGAACAAAGCAGCTATGGTAAAGCCCCTGTAGGCGTAGCAATGCTGGCTGCCGCTTACAACAAACCAGTGGTCGCTCTCGCAGGATCTCTGGGTGAAGGTGCATCTCTCCTGCATCAACACCATATCGACGCTATGTGGTCAATCTGCCCTCGTCCTATTTCGCTGGAAGACGCTATGCAAAATGCAGAGCCCCTGTTAGCTGATGCCGCCGAGTCTTTAATTCGCACGTTGTGTGTAGGTTCAAGACTAATGTCTCAATAA
- a CDS encoding thiolase family protein, whose protein sequence is MKQPNDIVVVSGVRTAIGTMGGSFKDVHQHDLGAAAIREAVLRAGLKPEQIDEVVVGNVGQIAESGFIARVCQLRAGLPNSTTAYSVNRQCGSGLQAIVDCMMELQTGNAEITVACGTENMTQLPYYIRKARYGYRLGDGDLQDGIISILTWPEGPYHNGMTAEFVAERFNITREEMDEFAWNSQQKALAAIKAGHFTSQILPIEVREGKTVRVFDEDEHPRDTPREKYAQLKPAFKKDGTVTAATSSGINDGAGALVITTRAKAEALGLPIRMVVKGWAVAGCEAEIMGFGPAPATKKLMQKLNMSVHDIDLIELNEAFAAQSLAVINDLQLDPAKVNVNGGAIALGHPVGASGAIISVKLMYEMERRGVNTGLATMCIGGGQGISVLFEREQ, encoded by the coding sequence ATGAAACAACCAAACGATATTGTCGTCGTCAGCGGCGTTCGTACCGCTATTGGCACCATGGGCGGCAGCTTTAAAGACGTCCATCAGCACGATCTGGGTGCAGCAGCGATCCGCGAAGCCGTTCTTAGAGCCGGCCTGAAACCAGAACAAATTGATGAAGTTGTGGTCGGCAACGTAGGCCAAATCGCAGAAAGCGGCTTTATTGCCCGCGTATGTCAGCTGCGGGCGGGGCTGCCTAACAGCACTACAGCCTATTCTGTTAACCGCCAGTGCGGTTCCGGCCTGCAGGCCATCGTCGACTGTATGATGGAACTGCAAACCGGCAATGCTGAAATTACCGTCGCCTGCGGTACCGAAAATATGACCCAGCTCCCCTACTATATCCGTAAGGCTCGCTACGGCTATCGACTGGGTGACGGAGATCTGCAAGACGGCATCATTTCCATTTTAACCTGGCCTGAAGGCCCCTATCACAACGGAATGACAGCAGAGTTCGTTGCAGAGCGCTTTAACATCACGCGCGAAGAAATGGACGAATTTGCCTGGAATAGTCAGCAAAAAGCGCTGGCGGCAATTAAGGCGGGCCACTTTACGTCTCAGATTCTGCCTATTGAGGTGCGTGAAGGTAAAACAGTCAGAGTATTCGACGAAGACGAGCACCCTCGTGATACGCCGAGAGAAAAATACGCTCAGCTTAAACCGGCCTTCAAAAAAGACGGTACCGTCACTGCCGCTACATCGTCTGGCATTAACGACGGTGCAGGCGCTTTAGTCATAACAACGCGAGCAAAAGCCGAAGCGCTCGGGCTACCTATCCGCATGGTCGTAAAAGGATGGGCTGTCGCAGGCTGTGAAGCCGAGATCATGGGATTTGGCCCCGCACCAGCGACCAAAAAGCTGATGCAAAAGCTCAATATGTCCGTCCATGATATCGATTTGATTGAGCTTAATGAGGCCTTTGCTGCCCAGTCTTTAGCCGTCATCAACGATTTGCAGCTCGATCCTGCCAAAGTGAACGTCAACGGTGGCGCTATTGCGCTTGGTCACCCGGTAGGTGCCAGCGGTGCCATTATTTCCGTCAAGCTGATGTATGAAATGGAGCGTCGGGGAGTTAATACAGGCCTGGCAACCATGTGTATCGGCGGAGGACAGGGAATTTCAGTGCTATTCGAACGTGAACAATAG